A single Anatilimnocola floriformis DNA region contains:
- a CDS encoding ankyrin repeat domain-containing protein: MNTNRYSRRSFAALTAGAFLTSTVVRAEDKPAAAAPEVPLGPREAPFERDYEAPKFQPKWKNAQLNRTLIQDFVMFAHTDLEMVKKLVEKEAALVLAIMNWGAGDWESGLGAAAHCGRHDIVELLLEKGARPDIFCSAMLGQVDVVRTLITFQPKLIDVKGPHGFSLHFHAQVGGEQSANVLDYLQTVKKIELKPNPFLKMKEDAKKQAEEGAKPAPEEKK; encoded by the coding sequence ATGAATACCAATCGATACTCACGCCGTTCGTTCGCTGCTCTGACGGCTGGTGCTTTCCTGACATCTACCGTCGTACGTGCCGAGGACAAACCCGCAGCGGCCGCGCCCGAAGTGCCACTCGGTCCTCGCGAAGCTCCGTTCGAACGCGATTACGAAGCACCCAAGTTTCAGCCGAAGTGGAAGAACGCGCAGCTCAATCGCACGCTGATTCAAGACTTCGTGATGTTTGCCCACACCGATCTCGAGATGGTGAAGAAACTCGTCGAGAAAGAAGCGGCTCTAGTGCTCGCCATCATGAACTGGGGCGCCGGCGATTGGGAAAGCGGCTTGGGAGCGGCGGCTCACTGCGGACGACATGACATTGTCGAGCTGTTGCTCGAAAAGGGCGCGCGGCCGGATATTTTCTGCTCGGCGATGCTCGGCCAAGTGGATGTCGTCCGCACGCTGATCACGTTTCAACCAAAGCTGATCGACGTGAAGGGCCCGCATGGTTTCTCGCTCCACTTTCACGCGCAAGTTGGCGGCGAGCAATCGGCCAACGTGCTTGATTACTTGCAGACCGTGAAAAAGATCGAGCTCAAGCCCAATCCGTTTTTGAAGATGAAGGAAGATGCCAAGAAGCAGGCTGAAGAAGGGGCCAAGCCAGCCCCGGAAGAGAAGAAGTAA